The Syngnathus scovelli strain Florida chromosome 19, RoL_Ssco_1.2, whole genome shotgun sequence region gagctgatGAACATGGCCGTGACTCAACGTGTCTCGATGAGTTATCGGAGGTGCCgagtggactttggaaactcaaAGCCCTCCCCCGCATGACCTCCATGTCTTCCTCAGGTCCCAAGATGCTCTCCCTCAACACCTCCCTCAGCATTCCGGCGGTCAAGGCGAGTAAAGGAGGCGACATGGATACGTTCTCCGTCGTCCTCGGCGCGATCACCATCCTGCTTGGAATTCCGGGCAACTCTATTGTGATCTGGGTGGCGGGATTCAAGCTCCAGGTTTTCTATCTAAGTTTGCTTTCTTTTACTACTGTAGCGTGAATATTGGGAATGGATTTGTGGCAAGATCCTGAGCAGAATGTCTTATTTGAGGCTTCCTGCTCGTCAGAAAAACGTCCTCAACGTGTGGTTGGTCAACCTGGCCGTGGCGGATATAATCTTCTGCTTCACCCGAGTCTTCTCCCTGGTCAAGATGCTCTTCTTGGACCACTGGCCCTTCGGCTTGTTCGTTTGCAAGTTCAACGGCTTCTTCAAGTACGCCAACATGTTTTGCTCCGTCTTCATGTTGGCTGTCATCAGCCTGGACCGGGCCATTTGCGTCTGGTTCCCGGTGTTCACCCGGCGCCACCGCACTGTGGGTCACGCCCGGGTGGTGGCCGTGTGCGTGTGGGCAGCAGCCTTGGTCTTCAGCACCCCTTACTTCTTCTACCGCCAAGTCTTCCTGGGGGCCAAGAACCTGACCAGGTGCACGGTCGGGGAGGTCAAGGACGCTGACGCCAGGACGGCGCTCTACTTCATCCGCTTCCTGTGCGGCTTTCTGCTGCCTTTTATGGTCATCCTGGCCTGCTACATTCTGGCCGGGGTGGGCATTCGCCGGACCCGCTTGTCGAGTAAGTCGCGCCCCCTCCGGGTTCTGGCCCTGCTGGTGATCGCCTTCTTCCTGTGCTGGGCTCCCTACCACGGCCTGCTGATGCTCCGGATGGTGAACAGCAAAAGCTCGGTGGTCGAGAGTTGGCTTTACATCGCCACGGGCGTGGCCTACTTCAACAGCTGCGTCAACCCTGTTCTTTACTTCTTTGTGGGTCTCAAAATGAAGGGCAGGTCCAAGAAGTCCTTGGCGGGCTTGTACAAGAGCGCTCTGGCTGAGGACGTGGACAGGGGGTCGGGGCAGACTAA contains the following coding sequences:
- the LOC125987246 gene encoding formyl peptide receptor 2-like isoform X1, translated to MTSMSSSGPKMLSLNTSLSIPAVKASKGGDMDTFSVVLGAITILLGIPGNSIVIWVAGFKLQKNVLNVWLVNLAVADIIFCFTRVFSLVKMLFLDHWPFGLFVCKFNGFFKYANMFCSVFMLAVISLDRAICVWFPVFTRRHRTVGHARVVAVCVWAAALVFSTPYFFYRQVFLGAKNLTRCTVGEVKDADARTALYFIRFLCGFLLPFMVILACYILAGVGIRRTRLSSKSRPLRVLALLVIAFFLCWAPYHGLLMLRMVNSKSSVVESWLYIATGVAYFNSCVNPVLYFFVGLKMKGRSKKSLAGLYKSALAEDVDRGSGQTKEDSVESESQL
- the LOC125987246 gene encoding formyl peptide receptor 2-like isoform X2 is translated as MLSLNTSLSIPAVKASKGGDMDTFSVVLGAITILLGIPGNSIVIWVAGFKLQKNVLNVWLVNLAVADIIFCFTRVFSLVKMLFLDHWPFGLFVCKFNGFFKYANMFCSVFMLAVISLDRAICVWFPVFTRRHRTVGHARVVAVCVWAAALVFSTPYFFYRQVFLGAKNLTRCTVGEVKDADARTALYFIRFLCGFLLPFMVILACYILAGVGIRRTRLSSKSRPLRVLALLVIAFFLCWAPYHGLLMLRMVNSKSSVVESWLYIATGVAYFNSCVNPVLYFFVGLKMKGRSKKSLAGLYKSALAEDVDRGSGQTKEDSVESESQL